A single window of Neurospora crassa OR74A linkage group VII, whole genome shotgun sequence DNA harbors:
- a CDS encoding DUF757 domain-containing protein, with protein MSVTTQVPKDFDAENADNFEDIEKQFAVKAVQQMATYWAILEKVPGSKLRLTKMDDDIFEHLKRDFPEFDPAEPINEDEMKSKTGKERWRTFMMAYDKKIDDYNFGTLLRASPKTEYGEKETIFVPRMQFYAVEIARNRAGLNDWIYEEAEKERQKAKGNTQGSSSSSSA; from the exons ATGTCTGTCACTACCCAGGTGCCCAAGGACTTTGACGCTGAGAATGCGGACAACTTTGAGGAT ATTGAGAAGCAATTCGCCGTCAAAGCCGTCCAGCAGATGGCTACGTACTGGGCCATCCTCGAAAAGGTGCCCGGCTCCAAGCTGCGCCTGACCAAGATGGACGACGACATCTTCGAGCACCTCAAGAGGGACTTCCCCGAGTTCGACCCCGCCGAGCCCATCAACGAGGACGAGATGAAGAGCAAGACGGGCAAGGAGAGGTGGCGCACCTTCATGATGGCCTACGACAAGAAGATTGACGACTACAACTTTGGCACTCTGCTGAGGGCCTCCCCCAAGACCGAGTACGGCGAGAAGGAGACCATCTTTGTGCCGCGCATGCAGTTTTATGCCGTCGAGATTGCGAG AAACCGCGCCGGCCTCAACGACTGGATCTACGAGGAGGCGGAAAAGGAGAGGCAAAAGGCCAAGGGCAACACccagggcagcagcagcagcagcagcgcatAG